A section of the Streptomyces sp. NBC_01591 genome encodes:
- a CDS encoding restriction endonuclease subunit S, with amino-acid sequence MTSIPWLGEVRYPVTAAKYAFEITLGKMFQASPSSETDTEVPYFKSVSIQWKGIQPNHSIRMWATPIERRELAVHPGDLLICEGGDVGRAAIYDGPKGFIFEKSVHRARPIDGSDTRYLGYVVRALHSSEWLDVLCNKATIRHLTGEKLGALEIPVPPQEEQRRIADFLDAETAHMSKLTATLQRFEQDVRERERAVLARLLNAGAQQAQGDLPSGWGWTPLMYLTNQLRQIMYGIVLPGPNVADGVPIVKGGDVAANRLSIETLNRTTHQIESGYARSRLAGGDLVIAIRGSVGEVAVVPTELTGANLTQDAARISIGPSTNANWLRLALESPLVVHQIQRRVTGATIKGINIWDLKRVLVPTPSSSRQRDLAEEAGRAMATHETLRSRVAQHRKLVTERRQALITAAVTGQFDVSTASGRNVTDGVHP; translated from the coding sequence ATGACAAGCATTCCCTGGCTTGGCGAGGTCCGGTATCCCGTTACAGCAGCGAAGTACGCCTTTGAGATCACGCTCGGCAAGATGTTTCAGGCATCTCCCTCCAGTGAGACAGATACCGAGGTTCCCTACTTTAAGTCTGTGTCGATCCAATGGAAGGGGATTCAGCCCAATCACAGCATTCGCATGTGGGCAACGCCAATAGAGCGCCGCGAATTGGCAGTTCACCCCGGAGACCTGCTGATCTGTGAGGGAGGCGACGTCGGGCGGGCGGCTATCTACGACGGCCCTAAAGGCTTCATCTTCGAAAAGTCGGTGCACCGGGCGCGGCCGATCGACGGCTCCGATACTCGTTACCTCGGGTACGTCGTGCGTGCTCTCCATAGCAGTGAGTGGCTGGACGTCCTGTGCAACAAAGCCACGATCCGGCACCTTACAGGCGAGAAGCTCGGCGCTTTGGAGATCCCCGTGCCGCCGCAGGAGGAGCAGCGCCGCATCGCCGATTTCCTCGATGCCGAGACCGCCCACATGTCAAAGCTCACCGCTACACTTCAGCGCTTCGAGCAGGATGTACGGGAGCGCGAGCGCGCCGTTCTGGCGAGGCTACTCAACGCGGGTGCCCAACAGGCGCAAGGCGACCTGCCCTCAGGGTGGGGATGGACTCCACTCATGTATCTCACAAACCAACTCCGGCAGATCATGTATGGGATCGTGTTGCCTGGACCGAACGTGGCTGACGGCGTACCTATCGTGAAGGGCGGGGATGTCGCCGCGAACCGCCTTTCAATCGAAACCCTAAACCGGACGACTCATCAGATCGAGTCCGGATATGCAAGATCGCGACTTGCAGGTGGAGACCTAGTCATTGCCATTCGCGGGAGTGTCGGTGAAGTTGCAGTAGTCCCGACCGAGCTGACCGGCGCCAACCTCACCCAAGATGCAGCCCGAATCTCCATCGGACCTTCCACGAACGCCAACTGGCTGCGACTTGCTCTCGAATCCCCTCTAGTCGTTCATCAAATCCAACGGCGTGTGACAGGCGCCACAATCAAGGGCATCAATATTTGGGACCTAAAGCGGGTTCTGGTACCCACCCCCAGCTCATCCCGCCAGCGAGACTTGGCCGAGGAAGCTGGCCGAGCGATGGCAACGCACGAAACCTTGAGGTCCCGCGTGGCGCAGCATCGCAAGTTGGTGACTGAACGCCGCCAGGCCCTCATCACCGCCGCCGTAACCGGCCAGTTCGACGTCTCCACCGCCAGTGGCCGCAACGTAACGGACGGAGTCCACCCGTGA
- a CDS encoding type I restriction-modification system subunit M, with product MNSSKHTELANHAWSVADLLRGDYKQSDYGKVILPFTVLRRLECVLEPTRDKVAETAARFEGQDIDTDHFLRRASGHSFYNKSDLTLKKIVGDPQGAAANLQRYVGSFSDNAREVLEKYEFNQQVRKLDSANLLYQVMGKFTDLDLHPEVVPNHNMGYIFEELIRRFSEQSNETAGEHFTPREVIKLMVNLLIAPDGDALSLPGVVRTVMDPACGTGGMLSAAEEHIKALNPDATVEVYGQELNPESWAICRSDLMIKEQDPENIAFGNSFSDDGHSREKFDYLLANPPFGVEWKKVKEDVEYEYKNLGDSGRFGAGLPRINDGSLLFLQHMISKMKPVDVNGGGGSRIAIVFNGSPLFSGAAGSGESEIRRWILENDWLEAIVALPDQLFYNTGISTYFWILTNRKDAQHKGKVVLLDARDQWVKMRKSLGDKRKELGDGTGNKPNHIADITRLYGDAVAAAADAEHPLHGKVKVFENSAFGYQRITVERPLKLRFELTDETLAALLASKPVQKWAEERFLPREPELAAKAKNRRKLTDEEEAQFLELAAVEAKLLADALSPLLGSKWATKSESQVAVRNAMAEAGVQGPTGAPFTKALRDTVGVRDPEGEVQTVKGQPEPDGELRDYENVPLGEDVEDYLKREVHPHVADAWIDHTKTKVGYEIPFTRHFYVYEPPRPLGEIDAELKALEAEIQELLGEVTE from the coding sequence TTGAACAGCAGCAAGCACACGGAGCTGGCGAACCACGCCTGGTCCGTCGCCGACCTTCTGCGCGGCGATTACAAGCAGTCGGATTACGGAAAGGTCATCCTTCCGTTCACGGTGCTGCGCCGCCTGGAGTGCGTGTTGGAGCCGACGCGCGACAAGGTCGCCGAGACGGCCGCCCGCTTCGAGGGCCAGGACATCGACACGGACCACTTCCTGCGCCGGGCGTCGGGGCACTCGTTCTACAACAAGAGCGACCTGACTCTGAAGAAGATCGTCGGCGACCCTCAGGGCGCGGCGGCGAACCTTCAGCGGTACGTCGGCTCCTTCTCGGACAACGCCCGCGAGGTCCTGGAGAAGTACGAGTTCAATCAGCAGGTCAGAAAGCTCGACAGCGCAAACCTGCTCTATCAGGTCATGGGCAAGTTCACCGACCTGGACCTGCACCCCGAGGTCGTGCCCAACCACAACATGGGCTACATCTTCGAGGAGCTGATTCGTCGCTTCTCCGAGCAGTCCAACGAGACCGCGGGTGAGCACTTCACCCCGCGCGAAGTCATCAAGCTGATGGTCAACCTGCTGATCGCCCCGGATGGCGACGCGCTGAGCCTGCCTGGCGTCGTGCGTACGGTCATGGACCCGGCGTGCGGTACGGGCGGCATGCTCAGCGCGGCCGAGGAGCACATCAAGGCCCTGAACCCGGACGCCACGGTGGAGGTGTACGGGCAGGAACTCAACCCGGAATCCTGGGCAATCTGCCGGTCCGACCTGATGATCAAGGAACAGGACCCGGAGAACATCGCCTTCGGCAACTCCTTCTCGGACGACGGTCACTCGCGGGAGAAGTTCGACTACCTCCTTGCGAACCCGCCGTTCGGCGTGGAGTGGAAGAAGGTCAAGGAGGACGTCGAGTACGAGTACAAGAACCTCGGCGACTCCGGCCGCTTCGGCGCGGGCCTGCCCCGCATCAACGACGGCTCGCTCCTCTTCCTCCAGCACATGATCTCGAAGATGAAGCCGGTGGACGTGAACGGCGGGGGCGGCTCGCGCATCGCCATCGTCTTCAACGGCTCCCCCCTCTTCTCCGGCGCGGCCGGCTCGGGTGAGTCGGAGATCCGCCGCTGGATCCTGGAGAACGACTGGCTGGAGGCGATCGTCGCCCTGCCGGACCAACTCTTCTACAACACAGGCATCTCCACGTACTTCTGGATCCTGACCAACCGGAAGGACGCCCAGCACAAGGGCAAGGTCGTGTTGCTGGACGCGCGCGACCAGTGGGTGAAGATGCGCAAGTCCCTCGGCGACAAGCGCAAGGAACTCGGCGACGGAACCGGCAACAAGCCCAACCACATCGCCGACATCACCCGCCTGTACGGGGACGCGGTGGCAGCTGCGGCGGATGCGGAACACCCACTGCACGGCAAGGTGAAGGTCTTCGAGAACTCGGCGTTCGGCTACCAGCGCATCACGGTGGAACGGCCGTTGAAACTGCGGTTCGAGCTGACGGACGAGACGCTGGCGGCGCTGCTAGCGTCGAAGCCGGTGCAGAAGTGGGCGGAGGAGCGCTTCCTGCCGCGCGAGCCGGAGCTGGCGGCGAAGGCCAAAAACCGGCGCAAACTGACGGATGAGGAAGAGGCGCAGTTCCTGGAGCTAGCCGCGGTCGAGGCGAAGCTGCTCGCGGACGCGCTGAGCCCGCTGCTGGGCTCGAAGTGGGCGACCAAGTCCGAGTCGCAGGTGGCGGTACGGAACGCGATGGCGGAAGCCGGCGTGCAGGGCCCGACCGGTGCGCCGTTCACGAAGGCACTGCGGGACACGGTGGGGGTACGGGACCCGGAGGGCGAGGTCCAGACCGTCAAGGGCCAGCCGGAACCGGACGGCGAACTGCGGGACTACGAGAACGTGCCGCTGGGCGAGGACGTCGAGGATTACCTGAAGCGGGAGGTCCACCCGCACGTGGCAGATGCGTGGATCGACCACACGAAGACGAAGGTGGGGTACGAGATTCCGTTCACGCGGCACTTCTATGTGTATGAGCCGCCACGGCCGTTGGGTGAGATCGACGCGGAACTGAAGGCGCTTGAGGCGGAGATCCAGGAGCTCCTCGGGGAGGTAACGGAATGA
- a CDS encoding N-6 DNA methylase: MPQPSAQVTAAEISRIAGVTRATVSNWRRRHDDFPAPSGGTESSPLYDLPAVRAWLDARGHTAAVSPLEELRTSLRLHPQSSGAAAHLLPLVLTTARRTPDELTALTELPDADLAAHANGAVSALAETVPGAEAARFSAGDAPALRALVRCVRDEGGEAALSVLAERELEDSATSGTYRTPVPLTDLAARLVPGPLSRVLDPACGSGTLLTAAARRGATELYGQDSVPVQARRSAVALMLTAPDATVTVRTGDSLRADAFGGLAVDAVLCNPPYGDRDWGHDELAYDPRWAYGVPARAESELAWVQHALAHLVPGGHAVLILPPATASRASGRRVRMELVRSGALRAVIALPAGAAAPLHVGLQIWVLQRPDPSGPERRSVLFVDTSEDPDTVRAGGVMEADSRGSGPRSATRGGSRASLDWSALTDRVLTAWAAFTDAPDEFTDDPGIARAVPVVDLIGDLVDLSPARYVRLSRTDIEPAELARETDDSRRRLIASAESLGRAAGHADWQAAGPAAREWRTATASDLARGGALALLRTAPDAKEPKEPQDAPSVPTATAVLTGADIARGTGPTGDPSGLRPDSTPVIIAGDVLVRSVAGGSGPMVRVAGKSDEGALLGRQVHLFRPDPARLDPWFLAGFLGAEENIAGASTGSTILHVSPGRLRVPLLPLEEQRRYGEAFRRVHELRAEAQRATELAEQTARLLAGGLTGGGLVPSSPGHASIDSA; encoded by the coding sequence ATGCCCCAGCCATCCGCACAGGTGACAGCCGCCGAGATCTCACGCATCGCGGGGGTCACACGCGCCACTGTCAGCAACTGGCGCCGACGTCACGACGACTTCCCCGCCCCTTCGGGAGGCACCGAGAGCAGCCCCCTGTACGACCTACCGGCCGTGCGCGCCTGGCTGGACGCCCGGGGGCATACCGCGGCAGTCAGCCCGCTGGAGGAATTGCGCACCTCGCTGCGGCTGCACCCGCAGAGCAGTGGCGCAGCAGCACACCTCCTCCCCCTCGTCCTCACCACCGCCCGTCGCACGCCGGACGAGCTGACGGCCCTGACCGAGTTGCCGGACGCCGATCTCGCCGCCCACGCGAACGGCGCGGTCTCGGCGCTCGCGGAGACCGTCCCCGGCGCGGAGGCCGCCCGCTTCTCGGCCGGTGACGCCCCGGCGCTGCGGGCTCTGGTCCGGTGCGTGCGTGACGAGGGCGGCGAAGCGGCGCTGAGTGTGCTGGCGGAGCGGGAGCTGGAGGACAGTGCCACCAGCGGCACCTATCGGACCCCCGTCCCGCTCACGGATCTCGCGGCCCGGCTCGTGCCAGGTCCGCTGTCCCGCGTTCTCGACCCGGCCTGCGGCAGTGGAACGCTGCTCACGGCGGCCGCCAGGCGGGGCGCGACGGAGCTGTACGGCCAGGACAGCGTGCCGGTCCAGGCCCGGCGCAGCGCGGTGGCCCTGATGCTGACCGCCCCGGACGCCACGGTGACCGTCCGCACCGGCGACAGCCTCCGCGCCGACGCCTTCGGGGGGCTCGCCGTCGACGCCGTACTGTGCAACCCGCCCTACGGCGACCGGGACTGGGGCCACGACGAGCTGGCCTATGACCCCCGCTGGGCATACGGTGTGCCGGCGCGCGCCGAGTCCGAGCTGGCCTGGGTCCAGCACGCACTCGCCCACCTCGTCCCGGGCGGTCACGCCGTCCTGATCCTGCCGCCCGCCACCGCTTCCCGTGCGTCGGGCCGCCGCGTACGGATGGAACTGGTACGCAGCGGAGCCCTGCGCGCGGTCATCGCCCTGCCGGCCGGAGCAGCGGCCCCGCTGCACGTGGGGCTGCAGATCTGGGTCCTGCAACGGCCGGACCCGAGCGGCCCGGAGCGAAGATCCGTACTCTTCGTCGATACGTCCGAGGACCCCGACACGGTGCGGGCCGGGGGCGTCATGGAGGCCGACTCTCGCGGGAGCGGGCCCCGCTCGGCCACACGGGGCGGCAGCCGGGCTTCCCTGGACTGGTCGGCCCTGACGGACCGGGTACTCACCGCGTGGGCAGCCTTCACGGACGCCCCGGACGAGTTCACCGACGACCCTGGCATCGCGCGCGCGGTCCCGGTGGTCGACCTCATCGGTGACCTCGTCGATCTCTCCCCCGCCCGGTATGTACGTCTCTCCCGCACCGACATCGAACCGGCGGAGCTCGCCCGGGAAACGGACGACAGCCGCCGGCGTCTCATCGCCTCCGCCGAGTCCCTGGGCAGGGCCGCGGGTCACGCCGACTGGCAGGCTGCCGGACCGGCCGCGCGGGAGTGGCGTACGGCAACGGCGTCCGACCTGGCACGGGGCGGCGCGCTCGCCCTGCTGCGCACGGCCCCCGACGCGAAGGAGCCCAAGGAGCCGCAGGACGCACCCTCCGTACCGACAGCCACCGCCGTCCTGACGGGCGCGGACATCGCGCGCGGCACGGGCCCGACCGGCGACCCGTCCGGGCTGCGCCCGGACTCCACCCCGGTGATCATTGCGGGCGACGTACTCGTCCGGTCGGTCGCGGGCGGCAGCGGGCCGATGGTGCGGGTGGCGGGCAAGTCGGACGAGGGGGCACTCCTCGGTCGGCAGGTGCACCTCTTCCGGCCCGATCCCGCGCGGCTCGACCCGTGGTTCCTCGCGGGCTTCCTGGGCGCGGAGGAGAACATCGCCGGCGCGTCGACAGGCAGCACGATCCTGCACGTCAGTCCGGGGCGGCTACGCGTGCCCCTCCTGCCGTTGGAGGAACAGCGCCGGTACGGGGAGGCGTTCCGCCGCGTCCACGAGCTGCGGGCCGAGGCGCAGCGCGCGACGGAGCTGGCCGAGCAGACGGCACGCCTGCTGGCGGGCGGGCTGACGGGGGGCGGGCTGGTCCCGTCGTCGCCCGGTCATGCCTCCATCGATTCGGCCTGA
- a CDS encoding DNA sulfur modification protein DndB translates to MRLTMPTAVVEGTQLTVMPFRADAVIGTMSVPTLVQLVPSPRREEDAKTLKAASGAVRRHAELRALVQRALKSTQKGKNVGSYAEYIADGVKGELGAGWSTPPITFWHAGPLAALSDELLPGTGLRTLTITPGTCVVAIDGETQTTAWHELYDDPERFGLTYAELAQVRVPFELYVDLTVADARQIFYDRNVQGVVVAKNLAMSMDQRDFATRLAHRVAEAVKVDVDGRFVPFTKLVNASKRQVGKTDAEVITLSALRALVITAIYGRGGLSRSAETVHEDELPAGTSAEQVEQSVVPLLARLIADRSEHFVSRSALTAPAVLAGLGIAVHHTAPWADPVNALGADELQRLLSDIRWEREARYWDGVAAKSGASGRLNFSGGVKDSGGRVADAILYPGTEAGRRIRGQ, encoded by the coding sequence ATGCGCCTCACCATGCCGACCGCCGTCGTCGAGGGAACCCAGCTCACCGTCATGCCGTTCCGTGCGGACGCCGTGATCGGGACCATGTCCGTACCCACGCTCGTCCAGCTCGTGCCCTCGCCCCGCCGCGAGGAGGATGCGAAGACGCTCAAGGCCGCGTCCGGCGCCGTGCGTCGCCACGCCGAACTGCGAGCCCTCGTGCAGCGGGCGCTGAAGTCCACGCAGAAGGGGAAGAACGTCGGCTCGTACGCCGAGTACATCGCCGACGGGGTGAAGGGCGAGCTGGGCGCAGGCTGGTCCACTCCGCCGATCACCTTCTGGCATGCCGGACCGCTCGCCGCACTCAGCGACGAACTGCTGCCCGGCACCGGCCTGCGGACCCTGACCATCACACCCGGCACGTGCGTGGTCGCCATCGACGGCGAGACGCAGACGACCGCATGGCACGAGCTGTACGACGACCCCGAGAGGTTCGGGCTGACCTACGCCGAACTCGCCCAGGTACGTGTGCCGTTCGAGCTGTACGTGGACCTGACCGTGGCCGATGCGCGGCAGATCTTCTACGACCGCAACGTACAGGGCGTCGTCGTCGCGAAGAACCTGGCCATGTCCATGGACCAGCGGGACTTCGCCACCCGTCTCGCGCACCGCGTCGCCGAAGCCGTCAAGGTCGATGTCGACGGCAGGTTCGTACCGTTCACCAAGCTCGTCAACGCCAGCAAGCGGCAGGTGGGGAAGACCGATGCCGAGGTCATCACCCTGTCCGCGCTCCGGGCGCTCGTGATCACGGCGATCTATGGCCGCGGTGGGCTGTCCCGCTCGGCGGAGACGGTCCACGAGGACGAACTGCCCGCGGGGACGAGCGCCGAGCAGGTCGAGCAGAGCGTGGTGCCGCTGCTGGCCCGCCTGATTGCCGACCGCAGCGAGCACTTCGTATCACGCAGCGCCCTCACCGCACCGGCCGTGCTCGCCGGGCTCGGCATCGCCGTGCACCACACCGCGCCGTGGGCCGACCCGGTGAACGCCCTGGGCGCCGACGAACTGCAGCGGCTGCTCTCCGACATCCGGTGGGAGCGCGAGGCCCGCTACTGGGACGGCGTGGCAGCGAAGTCGGGTGCCTCCGGACGCCTCAACTTCAGCGGCGGCGTGAAGGACTCCGGCGGCCGGGTCGCCGACGCGATCCTCTACCCCGGTACCGAAGCCGGGCGCCGGATCCGCGGCCAGTAG
- a CDS encoding class F sortase, which translates to MFRTSPSLRRAALPLLACLFLVGCSSDATNNASAAAPGSSATATIDAPEQTGSTGTGKSEGSRPLAASPVRVSIPSLGIDSELMRLGLNQDGTVEVPPAEKGMTAGWYTGGATPGERGAAVIIGHNDTRFGKAVFHDLKKIGKGADIAVHNDRGAELHFRVTATETVSKKAFPTEKVYGATDARTLRLITCDGAFDAQGHPVDNLIVYANRS; encoded by the coding sequence ATGTTCCGCACATCACCCTCGCTCCGCCGCGCCGCGCTGCCGCTGCTCGCCTGCCTCTTCCTCGTCGGCTGCTCGTCCGACGCCACAAACAACGCGTCCGCCGCCGCGCCCGGCAGCAGCGCGACCGCCACGATCGACGCTCCGGAACAGACCGGTTCGACGGGGACCGGAAAGTCCGAGGGTTCCCGCCCCCTGGCAGCCTCCCCCGTCCGCGTCAGCATCCCGTCGCTCGGGATCGACAGCGAGCTGATGCGCCTCGGCCTCAACCAGGACGGCACCGTCGAGGTCCCGCCCGCCGAGAAGGGCATGACCGCCGGCTGGTACACCGGCGGCGCCACTCCCGGCGAGCGCGGCGCCGCGGTCATCATCGGACACAACGACACCCGCTTCGGGAAGGCCGTCTTCCACGACCTGAAGAAGATCGGCAAGGGAGCGGACATCGCCGTCCACAACGACCGCGGCGCGGAACTCCACTTCCGGGTCACCGCCACCGAGACGGTCAGCAAAAAGGCATTCCCGACCGAGAAGGTCTACGGCGCCACCGATGCACGCACCCTGCGCCTCATCACCTGCGACGGCGCCTTCGACGCCCAGGGCCACCCGGTGGACAATCTCATCGTCTACGCGAACCGGAGCTGA
- a CDS encoding sensor histidine kinase — protein sequence MRREQQRTRPPLRKSLFGRLLAVSALVAACSVAATAWLAVQTTSGAIKQEQGQNLTADARIYNTLLGYAAGHPTWDGVESTVRDLARQSGRRIALTTEQRRPLADSASLPSPPALPPRSSAIVDPLSVDTALSRTVDRAGAAADRVDPRAVGPFRLPNAERTALQRAADRNAECLSRVGVAADVVRGPSGRPRVQVVGNDPDRVQDTRCTSDDLDSPTSTERKALDTLNELANACLKRQGRSAVQLNLDLSWGDGSVPKVPAEVGAGASTPAPAPSIRTGEDDRATASCVDTARREQLSSYVASPALLFIGDEGGTTVPGFDLSPANTAKIAGAAALVLALTVGATVLAGSRLVRPLHALTGAAQRMRDGEDSAPVLVTDDNEIGRLAAAFNDMADHRARLEAQRKDMVSDVAHELRTPLSNIRGWLEAAQDGLAEPDPVFIASLHTEAVQLQHIIDDLQDLAAADAGALRLHPEPVRIEDVLAQVTAAHQARAETAGVALAALPAMAKAPSPVLWADPVRLRQAIGNLVSNAVRHTPSGGRVTVRAYGAGASADEAAADGEVVVEVADTGSGISAENLPHVFDRFWRAEKSRSRRTGGSGLGLAIVRKLVEAHGGSVNAVSVEGKGSVFTLRLPAGQVGPQGPTGPARARPEGAGDGAPNGADQGLSRGSGSDRS from the coding sequence GTGCGTCGTGAGCAGCAGCGGACCCGGCCGCCGCTCCGCAAGAGCCTGTTCGGTCGTCTGCTGGCGGTGTCCGCGCTGGTGGCCGCCTGCTCGGTGGCCGCCACCGCCTGGCTCGCCGTACAGACCACTTCCGGTGCCATCAAGCAGGAGCAGGGCCAGAATCTGACCGCTGACGCCCGGATCTACAACACCCTGCTCGGATATGCGGCGGGCCACCCCACCTGGGACGGCGTCGAAAGCACCGTGCGCGACCTGGCACGGCAGTCCGGACGGCGGATCGCGCTCACCACCGAGCAGCGCCGGCCCCTCGCGGATTCCGCTTCCCTGCCGTCACCGCCCGCGCTGCCGCCCCGGTCGTCGGCGATCGTCGACCCGCTGTCCGTGGACACGGCCCTTTCCCGGACGGTCGATCGGGCGGGTGCCGCAGCCGACCGTGTCGACCCGCGCGCGGTCGGTCCCTTCCGCTTGCCCAACGCCGAACGTACGGCGTTGCAGCGCGCTGCCGACCGGAACGCGGAGTGCCTGAGCCGGGTCGGGGTCGCGGCGGATGTGGTCCGCGGTCCGAGTGGACGCCCGCGCGTGCAAGTCGTGGGCAATGACCCGGACCGCGTTCAGGACACGCGGTGCACGTCCGACGACCTGGACTCCCCGACCTCGACCGAACGGAAGGCTCTGGACACACTCAATGAACTCGCCAATGCCTGCCTGAAACGTCAGGGCCGCTCGGCCGTACAACTCAATCTGGACCTGTCCTGGGGAGACGGCTCCGTACCGAAGGTCCCCGCCGAGGTCGGCGCCGGGGCTTCCACACCCGCGCCGGCACCGAGCATCCGCACCGGCGAGGACGACCGGGCCACCGCCTCCTGCGTGGACACGGCCCGCCGGGAACAGCTCAGCTCCTATGTCGCCTCGCCCGCGCTGCTGTTCATCGGCGACGAGGGTGGCACGACCGTTCCCGGTTTCGACCTCTCACCCGCGAACACCGCGAAGATCGCGGGCGCCGCGGCGCTCGTCCTGGCGCTCACCGTCGGAGCCACGGTGCTCGCCGGATCCCGGCTCGTACGGCCGCTGCACGCCCTGACGGGCGCGGCACAGCGGATGCGGGACGGGGAGGACTCCGCGCCCGTGCTGGTCACCGACGACAACGAGATCGGCCGGCTCGCCGCGGCCTTCAACGACATGGCCGACCACCGCGCGCGTCTGGAGGCGCAGCGCAAGGACATGGTCAGCGACGTCGCCCACGAACTGCGCACCCCGCTGAGCAATATCCGGGGCTGGCTGGAGGCGGCGCAGGACGGCCTCGCGGAGCCCGACCCGGTGTTCATCGCCTCGCTGCACACGGAGGCCGTGCAGTTGCAGCACATCATCGACGACCTCCAGGATCTCGCCGCGGCGGACGCGGGTGCGTTGCGCCTGCACCCCGAGCCGGTACGTATCGAGGACGTGCTCGCACAAGTCACCGCGGCACACCAGGCACGGGCCGAGACCGCGGGGGTCGCGCTCGCGGCGCTTCCGGCGATGGCCAAGGCCCCCTCCCCCGTGTTGTGGGCCGACCCGGTCCGGCTGCGCCAGGCCATCGGCAACCTGGTCTCCAACGCCGTACGTCACACCCCGTCAGGTGGACGTGTGACGGTGCGCGCGTACGGCGCAGGGGCATCGGCGGACGAGGCGGCGGCCGACGGAGAAGTCGTGGTCGAGGTCGCCGATACGGGCAGCGGCATCTCCGCGGAGAACCTGCCGCATGTCTTCGACCGCTTCTGGCGCGCCGAGAAGTCGCGCAGCCGCCGCACCGGGGGCAGCGGACTGGGGCTGGCGATCGTCCGGAAACTCGTGGAGGCACACGGGGGCTCGGTGAACGCGGTCAGCGTCGAGGGGAAGGGGTCGGTGTTCACGCTCCGGCTGCCGGCGGGTCAGGTCGGCCCGCAGGGACCCACCGGCCCGGCACGAGCCCGGCCGGAAGGGGCGGGCGACGGGGCTCCGAACGGCGCGGACCAGGGCCTGTCCCGCGGATCAGGGTCGGACAGGTCCTAG
- a CDS encoding response regulator transcription factor — protein MCANVIVAEDDEKQAELVRRYLEHEGHAVTVVGDGLAALAEVRHREPDLLVLDVMMPRADGLDVVRVLRAERREVPVLMLTARSTEDDLLLGLDLGADDYMTKPYSPRELMARVRTLLRRSRRGTQGAEPVADQALRVGALVVDPDRHEVSVEGRPVDCTPGEFRILAAMATEPDRVFTRQRLLEELHGFDRYISFRTVDVHIMNLRKKIEPAPRRPARLLTVFGVGYKLTDPARNAPRAS, from the coding sequence GTGTGCGCAAACGTCATAGTCGCGGAAGACGACGAGAAGCAGGCCGAACTCGTACGCCGCTACCTCGAACACGAGGGCCACGCGGTCACGGTCGTCGGTGACGGCCTCGCGGCGCTCGCCGAGGTCCGGCACCGGGAGCCCGATCTGCTGGTGCTCGATGTGATGATGCCGCGCGCGGACGGTCTGGACGTGGTACGGGTGCTGCGCGCCGAGCGCCGGGAGGTGCCGGTGCTGATGCTGACGGCCCGCAGCACCGAGGACGACCTGCTGCTGGGTCTGGATCTCGGCGCGGACGACTACATGACGAAGCCGTACAGCCCGCGTGAGTTGATGGCCCGCGTGCGGACCCTGCTGCGGCGCAGCCGGCGGGGCACGCAGGGCGCCGAGCCTGTCGCGGATCAGGCGCTGCGAGTCGGTGCGCTCGTCGTCGACCCGGACCGGCACGAGGTGTCCGTGGAGGGCCGGCCGGTTGATTGCACACCCGGTGAGTTCCGGATCCTCGCCGCCATGGCGACCGAGCCCGATCGGGTCTTCACCCGGCAGCGGCTCCTTGAGGAGTTGCACGGCTTCGACCGGTACATCAGCTTCCGCACGGTCGACGTGCACATCATGAACCTGCGCAAGAAGATCGAACCCGCACCGCGTCGGCCGGCCCGCCTGCTCACCGTTTTCGGTGTCGGCTACAAACTGACGGACCCGGCGAGGAACGCTCCGCGTGCGTCGTGA